The window TTTCTAAGAAAGTTAGTGGATCCCATAAAATAGGTGATTTTTCTACCATTTCTTCATTTATGCCTTCTATTTTTAAATGTGCATTTGGGTTTTTTAATGCATTTAATCTATCTTTAACAGCAACAAGTCTACCGATATTATCTGGAACATTATGTCTTCGTTTATATTCCCTCATATAGGGAGTAAAGTAGCCACCCGCACCTGCATTAATCAAAGGAGCATAAGGCACAGTAGTAGATAATGCCCACATGGCATTAGATTCTGATTGCTTTTCGTATGTAGAAACTAAAACTCTTTTAAAAAGACCACTTTGTATATACGATGCTGCAACTATACCTGTAGCACCTCCTACACTACCTGCTGTATGGACTCTAATAATAGGTTTGCCGTTAGCAACCAAAGCATCAGATAAATATAATTCTGGCATCATTACTCCTTCAAACATATCTGGCGCCTTTCCAAGTATGACAGCATCTATATCCTTCCAATCTAAATTAGCATCTTTTAAAGCCTTATCAGCTGACTCCCTTACTAATCCGGCCATAGATACGTCATCTCTTTTTGATTTATGGTGAGTCTGACCAACTCCCACTACAGCTGCTAAAGCAGTCATGAAGTAGCCTCTAAAAGAACCAACATATTCTGCTGCAAACAAGGCCCTGAAGTTGCATGTGCAAGACCACAATTTAGTGAGGACGACTGAAGTTGTTGAAAAATAGACCCTACCCTATCGAGTCCTGCTGTCATAATTATATTACCTGCTAATGGTCCACCTGACTGATTTATTAAAACATCATCAGATAAATTTAATTCTTTTTTTAATAATAAATGTTGATGTGAAAAAGGTGCATGTAATTCAGCTACCTGTATGAGTTTTTTATCAAGATTTAATGCTTTTGCAGATATTTGGATAGAAGGAGATTTTGTAAGATCTCTCATTCCAATTTGTCCCGTTTCTATTCTGTGATCAAAACCAGTTATAAAAACTGGTCTTTTATGAAGCTCCTTTGCTTTCTTTTCTGAAGCAATAACCATAACCGAAGCTCCGTCAGTGATAGGTGGGCAGTCATGTTTTCTGAGTGGTGATACAAAATATGGTTCATTAAGTAGATCCTTAATTGAAATATTACCAGATAACTGTGCATTGGGATTATTTAAAGCATAACTTCTACTTTCTTTTACTACATGAGCCATCTCTGTTTCTGAAATAATATCTTCTTCTAGGAGTAATCTAGCTTGTAAAGCAGCAAGACTTACACTGTCAGGCCATAAAGGAGCCATGTAATAGGGATCTAACTGTAAACTTAATATCTCCCTAACTTGCCCTGGTGAGGATTTACCAAAACCATAAATTAAAGCTACTTCAGCCTGACCTGATTGTATTTTTAACCAGGATTCATAAAGAGCCCAAGCTGCATCCATTTCAACATGAGATTCTTTAATAGGAGGAACTGCACTTACTGCATTTAAGCCATCCACAAATGCAAACGACACTCCTTGTAAATAGTCACAACTTCCAGAACAAGTAAAATCAATATCAGATTGAGTAATATTTAATTCAGCAAAAGCCTTATGAATAACGGACATAATGAGTTCAACTTCATTCTGGGCTCCTGTATCTCTCATCATAGGAGTCTGTTCGTAACCTATAATTCCAACTTTATGCATTTTTAAATTTATCCCAAAGATTATCTATATCTCGATCTGGTTCTCCTGTTGGTTCAAAATAAATTATATTTTCCAGGCTAGGTTTCCACTCATTTTTAGGTCTCCATAAAGCTTTTACTCTCATACCTATCGTTACTTGATCATGAGGGATTCCGCTTATAAGATGCATAAAAGACAAGTCTGCTCCATCCAAGACAATATTAGCGGAAACAAATGGAGGATCTACAGCACCACCTGGAATCGGAATATAATTAATTGTAAAAGATTCCACCGTACCTGTATGAGCTACTTCAACCTCTTCTTCTGTAGCCACTCCGTCTCTAGGACAAGAGCCTCTTGGCGGAACATAAACCCCTTTACATATGGGGCAACGTTGTCCAACTATTTTACCTTCTAACATTTTTTGTAAGAATAATGTCGTAGCAGCTCCAGCTGTATAGCTATAATTAAAATGAATAGGTGCTTCAAATCCAATTATTTTATTGTCTTCACTCATCTAATTATATTTTTTCAAAATAACAAATATCCTTGATAGATCCCTTTGGAGGAAGTGCCCAGCAAGCCTTAACTCTCATTCCTATTTTCATCTCATCTTCTGAAGAGATTTTAATAGCATGTAAAAAATTAGTGTCAGCGCCGTCTAATAAGATTAATGCCCAGGCAAACGATTCCTGTATTGGGTGCTTATCTAGAGGGGAATGAACCCAAGACCAAGATTTTACTGTTCCTATGTTACCTAACTCAACGAATTCAGATAGTTCTTCTCCTGTATCAGGATCAAATTCTACTGGAGGCATTAGCACTTTACCCTTGCTATTTTTGATGCCCATAATCTGGCAAGATTGAAGACATGTAAGGAAATGCCCAACTATTGGGCCTGTAGACCTAGTATAAGTAAATCCTAAGTCAAAATTAGCTCTTAAAATATTTTTTTCATTCATAGAATTTAGGTAAAATTAAGAATCAAGTTATCATTCTAAAAAATATATTGTAAGGAAAATAAAATGAATAAACCACTCGTTGTTATTACTGGAGCAGGATCAGGCATTGGAAGAGCTTGTGCAATCAAATTCCAAGAAAATGGATACCAAGTTGCCTGCCTAGATATTGACCTTCAGGAAGCTAAAAATACCCTTAAATTAATTAATAGTGATGGCAGAGCATACCAAGTTGACGTAAGTGATTATAAGATAGTAGAGAAAATATCCCAGAATTTAATTTCTAATCTCTGCTCTCCCTGCGCACTAATAAACTGCGCAGGAATTAGCCCTAACCCTATGCCAACTCATTTATATGACATCGAAGAATGGAAAAGAGTAATTGATATAAATTTAAATGGATCTTTCTATATGATGAAATATCTGATACCTGCTCTTCTTGAAAATAGCAATAGTTCTATTGTCAATATTTCTTCAGTCTTAGGAGTCGTTGCAAATGCTACAACCTCTGGTTATGCAGCAAGTAAACATGCGATAGTTGGTCTTACTAAAGCGACAGCATTAGATTATGCCCAACAGGGTTTAAGAGTTAATTGCGTAGGTCCAGGTGTTATTGAGACTAATATGACTAAAGAAATATTGGCAGATCCTAAGACTAAGGAAATGCTGTCTTCACAAACTCCCATTGGTAGGGTAGCAAAACCTCGCGAAGTAGCTAATCTTATTTATTATCTTAGCTCTGAAGATGCTGAATTCATCACAGGTAGTTTTTTTCCAATAGATGGGGGTTACACAACTGCTTAAATTGCGGTCCTCAACAATGTCGATATAACTCTTTCTAATTGATCTAAAGTTCCGCATTGCATAACCTTAGTGCAATGAGCAGAATAAGAAGTCATTACTGAATCGCCCGTATCCCACCTATATTCTCCTTCTGGATTAAGCCAATAAACTTGCTTAGATCTTTCATATATTAATTTTAGTAAATTTGATTTATCAGGTCCAAAATTATTTCGAGCATCTCCTAAAATAACAATAGTAGTTTTTCTATCAATATCCTCTAAACATAAACTTACAAAATCAGATAAAGCTTGACCATAATCTGTAGAACCACCCCCATGTCTAGATAAAGCATGCTCTATTGCTGGCTCTAACTGCTGTTTTTTAAAGTCTTCAGTTACTTCACCGAGTTCAGATGAAAAAACAAAAGCTCGTATCTTAGATACAACCTCCGTAAGACTAAAAAGGAACATAAGCATAAACCTTGCATATGCCCCTACAGAACCACTGACATCACAAATGACATAGATTTTTGGACGGTCTACTTTTTTATATTTCCAATTAAGTCCAAATAAAATTCCTTGATTTGACCAATTCTCTCTCAATGTTTTCCTGATATCTAGCTTACCCTTTCTATGATTCTTCTTTCGCCTAGAATGAAGATTTGCTAACTTTTTTGCCATCTTTCTAACTAATGAGTGAACTTCATGCATGTAAGATTTATCTATTTGACCCATATTGAGAGATTTAAATATCTTTTCTCTTAAATGCTCTCCAGAAACATCGCCATGTAATAAAAATTGTTTTTCTACATAATCTGAAACTTTTTCTCTCAAGTTAGAAAGATTTAAACGAAGTTCTTTTTCTAAAGCTGAAGGCTGTCCATCTTGCCCTACACCCGACATTAACCTGACTTCATCTTCTAAAACAGAAACACCCATATTTTCAAGTATTCTTCTAGTAAAAACAGCTCTTTGAGTAAAATATTTAATTTCTGAAATATTAGCATCTTCAGCTGCTTCTGCTATAGCTAACATTGTTTCAGCCTGATCAGATTTTAATAAGAGATTGCCTAAATCTGAATTAACTTCTATTGATTGATTATTTTTTATTTCTGGTAATTCTGATTTAGAATTATCAAGAATCATTTCTGAATTAAAAAAATCTTCAAAACATTTATAGAAATCATCTTTTTCTTGAGGAGTTTTTGAAAGAGTTAGAGATAAAGACCTTTTTAAAAGCTCTTTATCCTCTAGACCAATATTATTTATAACTTCAATAGCATCTATTGTCTCAGCTGGAGATGCCTGTATGTTAGAATTTCTTAAAACCTTAATAAAGTCTGTTAAAACTCTATCCATAAAATTATCGAGCGGTAGACTCTTTAATAAGTCTTGGTATTTCTTTCTGGGAAACCTCTATATCTTGCTGATATTTCAGCAGAACATTTAATGTCTCTCGAGCTAAATCTTCATTTAACTCTTCAGCACTTAATAAAATAAGAGTTCTTGCCCAATCTATTGTCTCACTAATAGCAGGAACTTTTTTTAAATCTAGATCTCTCAAACCTTGCACAAAACTAACTAATTGTTTTTGTATATTTTGATTTAAATCTGGAACTCGAGACTTTACAATTTTTCTTTCTAACTTTGCATCAGGAAATGGAATATATAAATGCAAACATCTTCTTTTTAAAGCATCACCAATTTCTCGACTATTATTACTTGTTAAGAAAACTAAAGGTCGCTGCTCTGCTTTAATAGTTCCCAACTCTGGAATAGAAACTTGAAATTCAGATAATATTTCTAGAAGTAATGCTTCAAATTCTTCGTCTGATTTATCTATCTCATCTATCAATAGAACTGAACCATCTCTATTTGATAGGGATTGTAATAAAGGTCTTGATTCAAGAAAATCTTCTGAAAAGAAAATATCTTCAAAATCCATAAGTTTACTTAATGATTCTTTTAAA of the SAR86 cluster bacterium genome contains:
- a CDS encoding Zn-ribbon domain-containing OB-fold protein; translation: MSEDNKIIGFEAPIHFNYSYTAGAATTLFLQKMLEGKIVGQRCPICKGVYVPPRGSCPRDGVATEEEVEVAHTGTVESFTINYIPIPGGAVDPPFVSANIVLDGADLSFMHLISGIPHDQVTIGMRVKALWRPKNEWKPSLENIIYFEPTGEPDRDIDNLWDKFKNA
- a CDS encoding SDR family NAD(P)-dependent oxidoreductase, with protein sequence MNKPLVVITGAGSGIGRACAIKFQENGYQVACLDIDLQEAKNTLKLINSDGRAYQVDVSDYKIVEKISQNLISNLCSPCALINCAGISPNPMPTHLYDIEEWKRVIDINLNGSFYMMKYLIPALLENSNSSIVNISSVLGVVANATTSGYAASKHAIVGLTKATALDYAQQGLRVNCVGPGVIETNMTKEILADPKTKEMLSSQTPIGRVAKPREVANLIYYLSSEDAEFITGSFFPIDGGYTTA
- a CDS encoding thiolase domain-containing protein → MTALAAVVGVGQTHHKSKRDDVSMAGLVRESADKALKDANLDWKDIDAVILGKAPDMFEGVMMPELYLSDALVANGKPIIRVHTAGSVGGATGIVAASYIQSGLFKRVLVSTYEKQSESNAMWALSTTVPYAPLINAGAGGYFTPYMREYKRRHNVPDNIGRLVAVKDRLNALKNPNAHLKIEGINEEMVEKSPILWDPLTFLESCPSSDGSCSLVISSEDCVDSNQTPAWILGTSARSEPTMYAGRDVVNPVAGKMCAQDVYKQAGILDPRKEIDCAEIYVPFSWYEPMWLENLLLADEGEGWKMTENGDTALEGRFPVNMSGGVLSSNPIGASGLIRFGEAAQQVRQKAGEYQVSNAKIAMGHAFGGGAQFFAMWIVSSKKP
- a CDS encoding MoxR family ATPase, giving the protein MIKGPSEEISEIKKGFQKLKYICNDQIATAVYLAKALDKPILIEGPPGVGKTELANTASLFFNKELYRLQCYEGLDESKALYEWRYGKQLLYTQILKEQLGDVLKGAKGLKESLSKLMDFEDIFFSEDFLESRPLLQSLSNRDGSVLLIDEIDKSDEEFEALLLEILSEFQVSIPELGTIKAEQRPLVFLTSNNSREIGDALKRRCLHLYIPFPDAKLERKIVKSRVPDLNQNIQKQLVSFVQGLRDLDLKKVPAISETIDWARTLILLSAEELNEDLARETLNVLLKYQQDIEVSQKEIPRLIKESTAR
- a CDS encoding VWA domain-containing protein; amino-acid sequence: MDRVLTDFIKVLRNSNIQASPAETIDAIEVINNIGLEDKELLKRSLSLTLSKTPQEKDDFYKCFEDFFNSEMILDNSKSELPEIKNNQSIEVNSDLGNLLLKSDQAETMLAIAEAAEDANISEIKYFTQRAVFTRRILENMGVSVLEDEVRLMSGVGQDGQPSALEKELRLNLSNLREKVSDYVEKQFLLHGDVSGEHLREKIFKSLNMGQIDKSYMHEVHSLVRKMAKKLANLHSRRKKNHRKGKLDIRKTLRENWSNQGILFGLNWKYKKVDRPKIYVICDVSGSVGAYARFMLMFLFSLTEVVSKIRAFVFSSELGEVTEDFKKQQLEPAIEHALSRHGGGSTDYGQALSDFVSLCLEDIDRKTTIVILGDARNNFGPDKSNLLKLIYERSKQVYWLNPEGEYRWDTGDSVMTSYSAHCTKVMQCGTLDQLERVISTLLRTAI
- a CDS encoding OB-fold domain-containing protein, with amino-acid sequence MNEKNILRANFDLGFTYTRSTGPIVGHFLTCLQSCQIMGIKNSKGKVLMPPVEFDPDTGEELSEFVELGNIGTVKSWSWVHSPLDKHPIQESFAWALILLDGADTNFLHAIKISSEDEMKIGMRVKACWALPPKGSIKDICYFEKI
- a CDS encoding lipid-transfer protein, producing MHKVGIIGYEQTPMMRDTGAQNEVELIMSVIHKAFAELNITQSDIDFTCSGSCDYLQGVSFAFVDGLNAVSAVPPIKESHVEMDAAWALYESWLKIQSGQAEVALIYGFGKSSPGQVREILSLQLDPYYMAPLWPDSVSLAALQARLLLEEDIISETEMAHVVKESRSYALNNPNAQLSGNISIKDLLNEPYFVSPLRKHDCPPITDGASVMVIASEKKAKELHKRPVFITGFDHRIETGQIGMRDLTKSPSIQISAKALNLDKKLIQVAELHAPFSHQHLLLKKELNLSDDVLINQSGGPLAGNIIMTAGLDRVGSIFQQLQSSSLNCGLAHATSGPCLQQNMLVLLEATS